In a single window of the Biomphalaria glabrata chromosome 13, xgBioGlab47.1, whole genome shotgun sequence genome:
- the LOC129922374 gene encoding uncharacterized protein LOC129922374 — translation MTLLHVIGQEAVQVYNTFQWTDNECNECEISKSFHTLHCILNKFEKYCLPRKNVTIERHVFFQCSQHEGESFDNFVTDIKLKAKTCEFDLLKDSLIKDRIVGGIRNENTRARLLREPDLDLNKAENICRAAEATEWQLKLMNEESGVQVVNSATNSFKRTKGNVSCSYCGKEHRPRQCPAYGETCHKCHKKGHFSSVCRSKPVSIVKSEGRDDSVEETFFIGSIGSHSLSNEWNSLITVENKQNTYTYYHYYFFTGPLSFISKCSHKHLMILSLALSPYEVPPFKMIISPQM, via the coding sequence ATGACATTACTGCATGTGATCGGTCAAGAAGCAGTGCAAGTCTATAACACTTTCCAATGGACCGACAATGAATGTAATGAATGTGAGATTAGCAAGTCCTTCCATACACTTCACTGCATTCTTAATAAGTTCGAGAAGTACTGTCTACCAAGAAAAAATGTTACCATTgaaagacatgtttttttccAGTGTTCTCAACATGAAGGAGAGTCATTTGACAACTTTGTCACTGACATCAAACTCAAGGcaaagacatgtgagtttgatttgCTTAAAGATTCCCTAATAAAGGATAGGATAGTTGGTGGCATAAGGAATGAGAACACCCGAGCAAGACTTTTGAGAGAACCAGATCTAGACCTTAACAAGGCAGAAAATATATGTCGGGCAGCTGAGGCAACTGAATGGCAGCTTAAGCTCATGAATGAAGAAAGTGGGGTACAAGTTGTGAATTCAGCTACCAATagctttaaaagaacaaaaggaaatgtgAGTTGTAGCTATTGTGGCAAGGAACACAGACCACGTCAGTGCCCAGCTTATGGGGAAACCTGTcacaaatgtcataaaaaaggtcatttttcgTCAGTGTGCAGATCAAAGCCTGTAAGTATAGTGAAGTCAGAAGGTCGAGATGACTCCGTTGAGGAAACATTTTTCATCGGCAGTATTGGCTCCCATAGTCTAAGCAACGAATGGAACTCACTCATTActgttgaaaacaaacaaaacacatacacttactatcactaTTACTTCTTCACAGGCCCACTtagttttatttccaaatgttCCCACAAACATCTGATGATTCTATCATTGGCTCTATCCCCATATGAAGTGCCACCATTCAAAATGATCATATCCCCACAGATGTAG